Proteins from a genomic interval of Arthrobacter sp. CAN_C5:
- a CDS encoding IS256 family transposase — protein sequence MSDVKIDVEGEAVATVKQDDVVDGRLVEQLIGRAREKGLALTGETGLLGQLTKMVLESALEGEITDHLGYDKHERAGDVSNARNGSRTKTVLTEIGPVPIEVPGDRDGSFQPQIVRKHQRRLTGVDEMVLSLSARGLTHGDISAHLAEVYGADVSKTTIGAITDRVIEGMTEWQNRPLDPVYPVIFIDCIHVKVRDGQVANRPIYVALAVTVEGNRDILGLWAGDGGEGAKYWLQVLTEIKNRGVEDVCMVVCDGLKGLPDSIGTLWPEAITQTCVVHLIRASFRYAARQDWDKIARALKPIYTASTVDQAEERFLEFSEAWEKKYPAIVRLWESAWAEFVPFLKFDAEIRRIVCTTNAIESVNARIRKAVRARGHFPNEQAALKCVYLAVMSLDPTGQGRARWTQRWKAALNAFDITFNGRLSVGR from the coding sequence ATGAGTGACGTGAAGATCGACGTGGAGGGTGAAGCCGTGGCGACGGTGAAGCAGGATGACGTGGTGGACGGCCGGCTCGTGGAGCAGCTCATCGGGAGGGCCCGGGAGAAGGGGTTGGCACTGACCGGCGAGACCGGCCTGTTGGGTCAGCTGACGAAGATGGTTCTGGAGTCGGCGCTCGAGGGCGAGATCACTGACCACCTCGGCTACGACAAACACGAACGCGCTGGAGACGTCTCGAACGCCCGGAACGGGTCGAGGACCAAGACGGTGTTGACCGAGATCGGCCCTGTCCCGATCGAGGTCCCGGGGGACCGGGACGGGTCATTCCAGCCGCAGATCGTCCGCAAACACCAGCGCCGCCTCACCGGGGTCGACGAGATGGTGTTGTCGCTCTCGGCCCGAGGGTTGACCCACGGTGACATCAGCGCCCACCTGGCCGAGGTGTATGGCGCGGACGTGTCAAAGACGACGATCGGGGCGATCACCGACCGGGTCATCGAGGGCATGACCGAGTGGCAGAACCGGCCGTTGGACCCGGTGTATCCGGTGATCTTCATTGACTGCATCCACGTCAAAGTCCGCGACGGGCAGGTGGCGAACCGGCCCATCTACGTGGCTCTGGCCGTCACGGTCGAGGGGAACCGGGATATTCTCGGGCTGTGGGCCGGCGACGGCGGTGAGGGCGCGAAGTACTGGTTGCAGGTCCTCACCGAGATCAAGAACCGCGGTGTCGAGGACGTCTGCATGGTCGTCTGCGACGGCCTGAAAGGGCTCCCCGATTCGATCGGGACACTCTGGCCAGAAGCGATCACCCAAACCTGTGTGGTGCACCTGATCCGGGCGAGTTTCCGGTATGCAGCCCGGCAGGACTGGGACAAGATCGCTAGAGCTCTGAAACCGATCTATACCGCCTCGACGGTCGACCAGGCTGAGGAACGGTTCTTGGAGTTCAGCGAGGCATGGGAGAAGAAGTATCCGGCGATCGTCAGGCTCTGGGAATCAGCATGGGCCGAGTTCGTGCCGTTCCTGAAGTTCGATGCCGAGATCCGCCGGATCGTGTGCACGACGAACGCGATCGAGTCCGTCAACGCGAGGATCCGCAAAGCCGTCCGGGCTCGGGGCCACTTCCCGAACGAGCAAGCCGCCCTGAAGTGTGTCTACCTCGCGGTGATGAGTCTGGATCCGACAGGCCAGGGACGGGCCCGCTGGACCCAACGATGGAAGGCTGCTCTTAACGCCTTCGACATCACCTTCAACGGCCGACTCAGCGTCGGACGCTAA
- a CDS encoding recombinase family protein, whose amino-acid sequence MDLGYARVSTAKQDLDRQIDALRAVGIARERIYVDKKSGSTTNRVGLNTALAYARDGDVIVVHTLDRLGRAVRDTLNMIHDLAQRGIGVRNLADPIRVDSAKPDDPMSQLALVMLALFGQMERTYAIERASHARSVATSQGKRVGRPSVVDPSKLAYAAHLRDAGRSITEIVDETGITRSSLYRHLPPRPPESVMADGSLVSLREEDSTQNAE is encoded by the coding sequence ATGGATCTCGGCTACGCCCGTGTCTCGACAGCCAAACAGGACCTCGATCGGCAAATAGATGCGCTCCGAGCTGTAGGGATTGCTCGTGAGCGCATTTACGTGGATAAGAAATCTGGGTCAACTACCAACAGGGTAGGACTCAACACAGCATTGGCCTACGCCCGCGATGGAGATGTCATCGTAGTACACACCCTCGACCGCCTCGGCCGCGCCGTCCGCGATACCCTGAACATGATTCACGATCTGGCCCAACGGGGCATTGGGGTGCGTAACCTAGCCGATCCCATCAGGGTGGATTCGGCTAAACCGGATGACCCAATGTCGCAACTAGCGCTGGTCATGCTGGCGTTGTTCGGGCAAATGGAGCGAACCTACGCTATTGAGCGCGCATCTCATGCCCGGTCGGTGGCTACGAGCCAAGGCAAAAGAGTGGGCAGGCCCTCCGTTGTCGATCCGTCCAAGCTTGCCTATGCCGCACACTTACGCGACGCCGGACGGTCAATCACCGAAATTGTCGACGAGACAGGAATCACTCGATCGAGCTTGTACAGGCACCTGCCGCCAAGACCCCCTGAATCGGTGATGGCCGACGGGTCGTTGGTGTCATTGCGTGAAGAGGACTCGACGCAGAACGCTGAATAG
- a CDS encoding alpha/beta fold hydrolase yields the protein MVISGWKRMTAAVPLGQDRPRGVGPGRGRLSWVVAGALMAGFLAALLLAAAPFIPATESGVTGGILLGSSLGWALLAVLSVRFTDQPQRWAAAPALFLGLGGLVLAVFGAPLQEALAWVWPPALLVLVVWMIVRIRRQLLNRSARVLLYPVLALLVLASLASGYETVRGALTAGTSPGQGRLIDVGGHRLYLDCTGSGSPTVVIEPGAGLTSSDLALIAPTVASDTRVCVYDRAGRGSSDPATAPQDGAQIAADLHTLLERGDESGPYVIAGHSFGGLYALTFAARYPEEVAGLVLVDSTAPASDPAPDTAEPARPDDTTRRLSALVGAAGRFGIGPLLGVESGDHLRSTVDEYLVAGSSVQQGAALKTFADKPLVVLTAGSGTRPGWTSSQNALATLSTNTLHRTVIGATHGSLLDDDQDAAETARGILDAVTAVRNEEGLQ from the coding sequence ATGGTGATTTCCGGTTGGAAAAGAATGACGGCTGCCGTTCCTTTAGGGCAGGATCGTCCGCGTGGCGTTGGTCCCGGGCGGGGGCGCCTCAGCTGGGTGGTCGCCGGCGCACTCATGGCCGGTTTCCTCGCCGCCCTCCTGCTGGCGGCGGCCCCCTTCATCCCCGCGACGGAGAGCGGCGTGACCGGGGGCATCCTGCTGGGGTCCTCCCTAGGGTGGGCCCTGCTGGCGGTGCTGTCCGTCCGATTCACGGACCAGCCGCAGCGGTGGGCCGCAGCTCCCGCATTGTTCCTGGGGTTGGGCGGCCTAGTCCTGGCGGTGTTCGGCGCCCCGCTGCAGGAGGCACTCGCCTGGGTGTGGCCTCCTGCCCTGCTGGTGCTCGTGGTCTGGATGATCGTCAGGATCCGCCGGCAGCTGCTCAACCGGAGCGCGCGCGTACTGCTCTATCCCGTGCTCGCGTTGCTTGTCCTCGCGTCACTGGCGAGCGGGTACGAGACCGTGCGCGGAGCCCTCACGGCCGGGACCTCTCCGGGGCAGGGGCGGTTGATCGACGTCGGCGGCCACCGCCTGTACCTGGACTGTACCGGCTCGGGCAGCCCTACCGTGGTGATCGAACCCGGTGCGGGTCTGACGTCTTCGGACCTCGCCCTGATCGCCCCGACCGTGGCCAGTGACACCCGGGTGTGCGTTTATGACCGGGCAGGGCGCGGGTCGAGTGATCCGGCAACCGCCCCGCAGGACGGCGCGCAGATCGCCGCCGACCTGCACACGCTCTTGGAGCGCGGCGACGAGTCTGGACCGTACGTGATAGCCGGTCATTCCTTCGGCGGCCTCTACGCGCTTACCTTCGCTGCCCGCTATCCGGAGGAGGTTGCGGGGCTGGTGTTGGTGGACTCGACCGCCCCGGCGTCCGACCCGGCACCCGACACCGCAGAGCCCGCGCGACCCGATGACACCACGCGTCGTCTCTCCGCATTGGTCGGCGCCGCAGGACGGTTCGGTATCGGCCCACTCCTCGGGGTGGAATCGGGCGACCATCTGCGGAGCACGGTGGACGAATACCTCGTCGCGGGGTCCTCGGTCCAGCAGGGCGCCGCCCTGAAGACCTTTGCGGACAAGCCGCTGGTGGTCCTGACGGCGGGTAGCGGCACCAGACCCGGGTGGACTTCATCTCAAAACGCCCTCGCCACTCTGTCGACCAACACACTGCACCGTACCGTCATCGGCGCCACGCACGGGTCCTTGCTCGACGATGACCAGGACGCCGCGGAGACCGCCCGGGGCATCCTCGACGCCGTGACAGCAGTACGGAATGAAGAGGGCCTGCAGTGA
- a CDS encoding serine hydrolase: MNGLKTYTHRNDRERERVSESGSHLRVKDYRLSGTGWQRAGMWLVVIGVLICVALTFSTTRAHAGAPDTLDIAAIDGFLENQMRSAAIPGLAVAITQGDRVVHVRGFGHDSQGRPVTGDTPFRIASLSKSFTSLAVLQLVDAGLVSLDDPVIAHLPEFRLNDPRGSDITVRQLLDHTTGLADSTSPDLSRNQPDTLAEATAALTAVDLVAMPGAQWNYHNPNYEIAARLVEVVSGETFEHYLQRHVFQPIGMISSVTTKTDNERVEGLADGHVALYGTPVGMRGPGLFAAGSGGVVSTASDMARWLAVQTNYGMSADGSRILSKQGLISMHTPSAPNGYALGWDTDGPVAAPTRLEHSGNLLTFSAFQVLLPSDDIGVALLFNSSTAFLDEQSAIISRVIDLIEGADVPPSDTLTRTNVMNAILALLTVVGVALGARLTMLSRRWASRSGASRTRLALSTVPFVAVVGLCAAFPRLAELAYGREVTWVAAAYGWPALVIFVLSTGLAALIVLSTRVLRLHQRRRASKHPATAGRPVPPPM; the protein is encoded by the coding sequence GTGAATGGCCTCAAAACATACACCCATAGGAATGACAGAGAACGCGAACGAGTTTCCGAGTCGGGCAGTCATTTACGAGTAAAGGATTACCGTTTATCCGGCACCGGCTGGCAAAGAGCGGGGATGTGGCTAGTCGTAATTGGTGTACTGATCTGCGTTGCACTGACGTTTTCGACCACGAGAGCTCACGCGGGCGCGCCGGACACCCTGGACATTGCTGCGATCGACGGGTTTCTCGAAAACCAGATGCGCTCGGCAGCGATCCCGGGTCTTGCTGTGGCAATTACGCAAGGTGATCGGGTAGTGCACGTCCGTGGGTTCGGCCATGACTCACAGGGACGGCCGGTAACGGGCGACACCCCGTTCCGGATCGCGTCGTTGAGCAAGTCGTTCACATCACTGGCGGTACTCCAGCTCGTCGACGCCGGTCTGGTCTCGCTGGACGACCCGGTTATCGCACATCTCCCTGAGTTCCGCTTGAACGACCCGCGCGGGTCCGACATCACCGTCCGGCAACTGCTCGACCACACGACAGGACTTGCCGACAGCACCAGTCCCGATCTCAGTCGCAACCAGCCGGACACTCTCGCCGAGGCAACTGCGGCCCTCACCGCTGTGGACCTCGTCGCCATGCCCGGAGCCCAGTGGAACTATCACAACCCGAACTACGAAATCGCCGCACGCCTCGTGGAGGTCGTCAGTGGAGAGACATTCGAACACTATCTTCAACGCCACGTTTTCCAACCCATCGGAATGATCTCAAGTGTCACGACGAAAACGGACAACGAACGAGTCGAAGGGCTCGCAGACGGGCATGTCGCACTGTACGGGACGCCAGTCGGGATGCGGGGGCCAGGTCTATTTGCTGCGGGGTCCGGGGGCGTGGTCAGTACGGCCTCCGACATGGCTCGGTGGCTTGCGGTGCAAACGAATTACGGGATGTCTGCCGACGGCAGCCGTATTTTATCTAAGCAAGGGCTGATTTCGATGCACACCCCGAGCGCACCAAACGGGTACGCTCTCGGTTGGGATACGGACGGACCAGTCGCGGCACCGACTCGTCTGGAACACAGCGGCAACTTGCTCACGTTTAGCGCTTTTCAGGTGCTGTTGCCTTCCGACGACATCGGTGTCGCGTTGCTGTTCAATAGCAGCACTGCATTCTTGGACGAGCAATCAGCCATCATCTCCCGCGTCATCGACCTTATTGAAGGCGCTGACGTCCCACCGAGCGATACGTTGACACGCACCAACGTTATGAATGCAATTCTTGCCCTGCTCACCGTCGTCGGCGTGGCTCTAGGAGCTCGACTTACAATGCTTTCACGGCGCTGGGCCAGTAGGAGCGGTGCATCCCGGACACGCTTGGCGCTAAGCACTGTCCCGTTTGTTGCGGTAGTGGGGCTATGCGCGGCGTTTCCGCGCCTAGCCGAGCTGGCTTACGGCCGGGAGGTGACCTGGGTCGCCGCCGCCTACGGCTGGCCGGCCCTGGTGATCTTCGTCCTTTCCACAGGACTGGCTGCGCTCATCGTTCTGAGCACTCGAGTGTTGCGCCTGCATCAACGCAGGCGCGCTTCGAAACACCCGGCAACGGCGGGGCGACCAGTGCCGCCGCCTATGTAG
- a CDS encoding IS3 family transposase (programmed frameshift) — protein sequence MTASRRRFTQEFKDELCREVINTSKPIKDVATAYGVGPETLRNWLIKYREANGGTETDLTVTERARLKELEREVQELRAETAFLKKAKRLLRAGAAVVSKYEFIDSQKAERANLNSVVRMCRWLAVSTSGFYHWATRPQSATAARREALTARIQHYFEDSEGTYGYRRIHADLAAEKTECSPELVRQIMRYEGLVACQPRPFRITTEADADAAAGMPDLVKRDFTADRPGVKFVGDITYIHTWQGFVYLATVIDCYSKKVVGWSIADHMRTELVADALKNAAATTRIEPAAIWHSDRGSVYTSTDFRALVIGLGMRSSMGRTGVCWDNSMAESFFSALKNERVYRTVYATKSQARNDVIRYIEGFYNSRRRHSALGYRRPNEVHYGYQQPTLAA from the exons ATGACCGCATCACGTAGACGATTTACCCAGGAGTTCAAGGACGAGCTGTGCCGCGAGGTGATCAATACTTCCAAGCCGATTAAGGACGTGGCCACCGCGTACGGTGTCGGCCCTGAGACGCTCCGCAACTGGTTGATCAAGTACCGCGAGGCCAACGGCGGCACGGAGACGGATCTGACGGTAACGGAACGGGCAAGGCTGAAGGAGCTCGAGCGTGAAGTTCAAGAGCTGCGGGCGGAGACTGCGTTCTTGAAAAAAGCCA AGCGCTTACTTCGCGCGGGAGCAGCGGTAGTGAGCAAGTATGAATTCATCGATTCCCAAAAAGCTGAGCGGGCCAATCTGAATTCGGTGGTGAGAATGTGCCGCTGGTTGGCCGTCTCGACGTCCGGTTTCTATCACTGGGCCACCCGTCCGCAATCGGCCACAGCGGCCCGACGCGAGGCCCTGACCGCCCGGATCCAGCACTACTTCGAGGACTCCGAGGGGACCTACGGGTACCGGCGCATCCACGCCGATCTCGCCGCGGAAAAGACCGAGTGCTCTCCCGAGTTGGTGCGGCAGATCATGCGCTACGAAGGCCTGGTGGCCTGTCAGCCACGCCCGTTCCGGATCACCACCGAAGCTGACGCCGACGCGGCCGCGGGCATGCCCGACCTCGTCAAGCGCGACTTCACCGCCGACCGCCCCGGGGTGAAGTTCGTCGGCGACATCACCTACATCCACACCTGGCAGGGATTCGTCTACCTCGCCACCGTCATCGACTGCTACTCCAAGAAAGTTGTCGGCTGGTCCATCGCCGATCACATGCGCACCGAACTCGTCGCCGACGCACTCAAGAACGCCGCCGCCACCACCCGGATCGAGCCGGCCGCAATCTGGCACTCCGACCGGGGCAGCGTCTACACCTCGACCGATTTCAGGGCCCTGGTGATCGGTCTGGGCATGCGATCCTCGATGGGACGCACCGGTGTGTGCTGGGACAACAGCATGGCCGAATCGTTCTTCTCAGCCCTGAAAAACGAACGCGTCTACCGGACCGTTTACGCCACCAAATCCCAGGCCCGCAACGACGTCATTCGCTACATCGAAGGGTTTTACAACAGCCGGCGCCGTCACTCCGCGCTCGGTTACCGGCGGCCCAACGAAGTCCACTATGGTTATCAACAGCCAACCTTGGCAGCGTAG
- a CDS encoding IS30 family transposase — protein MVRLETVVNARYLSLVEREQIHDLRRSGQSMRAVSRVLGRSPSTISRELERNASPTIGYLPYAAHRTAAARRPRPRSRKLDDGALRAYVEVKLRKRWSPEQISHRMVKEFPEDRRMRVSTETVYQAIYIQGQGALKREIAASMRRGRTRRKPRRDSAHRTRRFMDPMISIAERPAEADDRAVPGHWEGDLITGTLNQSAIGTLVERSSRFVSLVHLEHDHTAETVRDGLVKTVIQLPDALRRSLTWDQGAEMSEHVSFQVATDMNVYFCDAGSPWQRGSNENTNGLLRQYFPKSTSLSTHTAEDLRAVAAELNERPRKSLDWDTPAERLHALLELT, from the coding sequence TTGGTGCGCCTCGAGACCGTTGTCAATGCCCGCTACCTCAGCCTGGTTGAACGCGAGCAGATCCACGATCTCCGCAGGAGCGGCCAGTCGATGCGTGCCGTCAGCCGGGTGTTGGGTCGCAGCCCGTCGACGATCAGTCGAGAGTTAGAGCGCAACGCGTCCCCAACGATTGGTTACCTACCTTACGCGGCGCACCGTACCGCTGCAGCACGCCGGCCGCGGCCCAGGTCCCGCAAACTCGACGATGGGGCTTTGCGCGCCTATGTTGAGGTGAAGCTTCGGAAGCGGTGGTCACCGGAACAGATCAGCCACCGGATGGTGAAGGAGTTCCCCGAGGATCGGAGGATGCGGGTGAGTACCGAGACGGTCTATCAAGCGATCTACATTCAGGGTCAGGGCGCACTCAAGCGAGAGATAGCAGCCTCGATGCGCCGCGGGCGGACGAGAAGGAAACCCCGCCGTGATTCCGCCCATCGAACCCGACGTTTCATGGATCCCATGATTTCCATCGCTGAGCGCCCAGCCGAGGCCGACGATCGGGCAGTGCCCGGGCATTGGGAAGGTGATCTCATTACCGGCACCCTGAACCAATCGGCGATCGGAACTCTTGTTGAACGCTCCAGCAGATTCGTCTCGCTCGTGCACCTCGAGCATGACCACACCGCTGAAACCGTGCGCGACGGGCTGGTGAAGACAGTGATCCAACTGCCTGATGCCTTACGTCGATCGCTAACTTGGGACCAGGGCGCCGAGATGTCCGAACACGTCTCGTTTCAAGTCGCGACCGACATGAACGTCTATTTCTGCGATGCCGGAAGCCCCTGGCAGCGCGGCAGCAACGAGAACACCAACGGCTTGTTGCGCCAGTACTTCCCCAAGAGCACGAGTCTCTCGACCCACACAGCGGAAGATCTTCGAGCAGTTGCTGCTGAACTCAACGAGCGCCCACGCAAGTCCCTGGACTGGGACACCCCGGCAGAGCGACTGCATGCTTTACTGGAACTCACATAG
- a CDS encoding TipAS antibiotic-recognition domain-containing protein encodes MTGNSKLTTTYLQTSRDALAKEQATSLAATNGWAHVDRDKVHADWDAIYRELAEGLEQRSPDDQSTQDLIHRHYQIACRFYTPSPEAYIGMALFYRENEDMNAFHNGYHKDMVEFLVYAMAAYAQHRL; translated from the coding sequence ATGACCGGAAATAGCAAACTCACCACAACCTACCTCCAGACCAGCCGCGACGCCCTCGCCAAAGAACAAGCCACCAGTCTCGCCGCGACCAACGGATGGGCCCACGTTGACCGGGACAAGGTCCACGCCGACTGGGACGCGATCTATCGCGAACTCGCCGAGGGCCTCGAACAGCGCAGCCCCGACGATCAGTCCACCCAGGACCTGATCCACCGGCACTACCAAATCGCCTGCCGGTTCTACACACCAAGCCCGGAAGCCTACATCGGCATGGCTTTGTTCTACCGCGAGAACGAGGACATGAACGCCTTCCACAACGGCTACCACAAGGACATGGTCGAGTTCTTGGTCTACGCCATGGCTGCCTACGCCCAGCACCGGCTCTAG